A window from Culex pipiens pallens isolate TS chromosome 3, TS_CPP_V2, whole genome shotgun sequence encodes these proteins:
- the LOC120413253 gene encoding vacuolar protein sorting-associated protein 51 homolog, translating to MSEKSTNPYDMDSPCFDPDRYLQKLLKECSLKQIMDTESTIVRQTQTLHSDMQTLVYENYNKFISATDTIRKMKTDFRSMEGEMNLLMSNMAEITEFSEKITDTLQGTRNQLTRLSGKHQLLKKLQFLSSLPAKLKTLIEEGNYQQAVQEYAHAQKVLQQYGKQPSFQGIQEDCVQILEGLKKLLKEEFVKTGKTAQSLTEIGELLLQLDEKPSALAKEMLECATKRLHEQLVMLQDQTDRDMIEFIDLGIEGFLNDLTLVISSYNDMFLTKHIEQEADDFEQVARVDLNNFVNTNIDEYLALVQDRAEVEIGHGDSQIILRGLDRLHRRLTAMRSLCRALDMGKSGIDIIINAAYQLCKAHMKSLKDHFSDNLSSIRLALVSAKSDSSQTAPQTSLKELISNLYVSTMEKVKGLLQDLLIFLQPDWSFNLKADTKGAACIEGIRESLLVGFLRHICSTMNGFGNINSSSPPTLLLILSKMCLEMDKSGVHQLISLVDELYDIDSENSTTLVHETELCAEMRDSAQHLLDSYVRLQGLNLSQMLRKSVETRDWLNCLEPRSVRAVMKRVVEELATIDNVLGQLYDTNDMRTAASSDSSRKTHFSLTASKQSQYRSTWSTYTPSQMDNSFVSNIHRLFSEKIEIFSSVEFSKVSIITGIIKICLKTLLECVRLRTFSKYGLQQIQVDAHYLQMNLWRFVSDENLIHVLLDEILGSAVLRCLEPILMEPNAVEIICERN from the exons ATGAGTGAAAAATCTACCAACCCGTACGACATGGACAGTCCCTGCTTTGATCCGGATCGCTACCTCCAAAAGCTGCTGAAG GAATGCTCTCTGAAACAGATCATGGACACGGAATCGACGATCGTCCGCCAGACGCAGACGCTGCACAGTGACATGCAAACGCTGGTGTACGAAAATTACAACAAATTCATCTCGGCGACGGACACGATCCGCAAGATGAAGACGGACTTCCGGTCGATGGAAGGGGAGATGAACCTGCTGATGTCGAACATGGCGGAAATTACGGAGTTTAGCGAGAAGATTACGGACACGCTGCAGGGCACGCGGAACCAGCTGACGCGTCTTTCCGGGAAGCACCAGCTGTTGAAGAAGTTGCAGTTTTTGTCGTCGCTTCCGGCCAAGTTGAAAACGTTGATTGAGGAGGGCAACTACCAGCAGGCCGTTCAGGAGTACGCGCACGCCCAGAAGGTGCTGCAGCAGTACGGGAAGCAACCGTCGTTCCAGGGGATTCAGGAGGACTGTGTTCAGATTTTGGAGGGGCTGAAGAAGCTGTTGAAGGAGGAGTTTGTAAAAACTGGGAAAACGGCTCAGTCTTTGACTGAGATTGGGGAGTTGCTGCTACAGCTGGATGAGAAGCCTTCGGCGTTGGCTAAGGAGATGCTTGAGTGCGCTACGAAGAGGTTGCACGAGCAGTTGGTTATGCTGCAGGATCAGACCGATCGCGATATGATTGAGTTTATTGATTTGGGGATTGAAGGATTTTTGAACGATCTTACGTTGGTCATTAGCTCGTACAATGACATGTTTCTCACGAAGCACATCGAGCAGGAGGCGGATGATTTTGAGCAGGTTGCCCGGGTAGATTTGAACAACTTTGTCAATACGAACATCGACGAATATTTGGCACTGGTGCAGGATCGTGCCGAGGTGGAAATTGGTCATGGCGATTCGCAAATCATTCTGCGAGGACTCGATCGATTGCATCGGCGACTGACGGCCATGCGTTCGTTGTGTCGAGCGCTGGACATGGGCAAATCCGGAATCGACATCATCATCAATGCGGCTTACCAGCTGTGCAAAGCGCACATGAAATCGCTGAAAGATCACTTTTCTGATAATCTCAGCTCGATCCGACTTGCGTTGGTTTCCGCCAAATCCGACTCTTCTCAAACCGCTCCTCAAACCAGCTTGAAGGAGCTCATTTCCAACTTGTACGTCTCGACGATGGAGAAGGTAAAAGGACTGTTGCAAGATCTGCTCATATTTCTGCAACCAGATTGGTCCTTCAATTTGAAAGCCGACACTAAGGGGGCGGCTTGCATCGAGGGAATCCGTGAAAGTTTGCTGGTCGGATTTTTGCGCCACATTTGCAGCACCATGAACGGATTCGGGAACATCAATTCGTCCAGTCCGCCAACGCTTTTGCTGATTCTGTCGAAAATGTGTCTTGAAATGGACAAGAGTGGCGTGCATCAGCTG ATCTCCCTGGTGGACGAGCTGTACGACATCGACTCGGAAAACAGCACCACGCTGGTCCACGAGACGGAACTGTGCGCCGAGATGCGCGACTCGGCCCAACACCTCCTCGATTCCTACGTCCGACTGCAGGGCCTCAACCTATCCCAAATGCTGCGCAAAAGCGTCGAAACGCGGGACTGGCTCAACTGCCTGGAGCCGCGCTCCGTCCGCGCCGTCATGAAGCGCGTCGTCGAGGAGCTGGCCACGATCGATAACGTGCTGGGGCAGCTGTACGACACGAACGACATGCGGACGGCCGCCAGCAGCGATTCCAGCCGCAAGACGCACTTTAGCTTGACCGCCTCGAAGCAGTCCCAGTACCGGTCCACGTGGTCCACGTACACGCCCTCGCAGATGGACAACAGCTTCGTGTCGAACATTCATCGGCTGTTTTCGGAGAAGATTGAGATCTTTAGCTCGGTGGAGTTTTCCAAGGTTTCGATCATCACCGGGATCATTAAGATTTGTTTGAAGACGCTGCTGGAGTGTGTTCGGCTGAGGACGTTCAGCAAGTACGGGCTGCAGCAGATTCAGGTCGATGCGCACTATCTGCAGATGAATTTGTGGCGGTTTGTGTCGGATGAAAA tttaattcaCGTGCTATTGGATGAAATTCTTGGTTCGGCCGTGCTTCGATGTTTGGAGCCGATTCTGATGGAGCCGAACGCGGTCGAGATAATCTGTGAGCGGAACTAA
- the LOC128093364 gene encoding uncharacterized protein LOC128093364: MKSHLCKTLTESYLTFEELNTLLIQVEGILNSRPLVQLTDDLFDYEALSPGHFLVGRELTAVAEPLYDDWKESSLSRYQLVQKRMQHFWKRWSSEYVTGLQKRGKWYKEPALLRKGMLVLLKEDNVPPKTWKLGRIIETHPGKDGIVRVITVRTGNGVYKRPTTQVAVLPIDDNTVPAESQE; the protein is encoded by the coding sequence ATGAAGTCGCACCTGTGCAAGACCTTGACTGAGAGCTACCTGACCTTTGAAGAACTGAACACCTTGCTCATCCAGGTAGAAGGAATCCTCAACTCAAGGCCCCTTGTGCAGCTGACGGACGACCTCTTCGATTACGAAGCACTGAGTCCCGGCCATTTTTTGGTTGGACGAGAATTGACCGCAGTGGCGGAGCCACTGTACGATGATTGGAAGGAGTCGAGTCTGTCCCGATACCAACTGGTTCAGAAACGTATGCAGCACTTTTGGAAGCGATGGTCAAGCGAATACGTCACTGGACTGCAGAAGCGGGGCAAGTGGTACAAGGAACCTGCGCTACTTCGGAAGGGAATGCTAGTGCTCTTGAAGGAAGACAACGTGCCACCGAAGACTTGGAAGCTAGGCCGCATCATCGAAACACATCCAGGGAAGGACGGGATCGTACGTGTGATCACGGTGCGCACAGGCAACGGAGTCTACAAGCGGCCGACGACGCAGGTTGCGGTTCTACCCATAGACGACAACACAGTTCCAGCGGAGTCCCAGGAGTAG
- the LOC128093365 gene encoding uncharacterized protein LOC128093365: MFLRSGRVKKVLFPSPSTPFSTPTGVLSAPLSICEQKEAAERRRREREMAESIDALDQCCQAAKAKVSRIRKAILDAKQDHKKFAYNALKLYAKQVDAAYDEYNSFTNRIYLVDPKKKQEFEPKFIEFEELYEFVRIALSEMMQQYEDAEKAAAEVAAFEREKQLLALKFRNDTVAVTNVPANPVPYQIPPSLLLQQTPLPTFDGRYDQWHKFKARFCDIVDRCTTDSPATKLHYLDKALVGDAQGVIDEQTLNDNNYEGAWRILIERYENIPMVVHGHVTKLLNLKPMARESSLELRRLLDDCTKRVESLEFHKLKMDKMAEAIVITLLTSKLDPSTRRSWEASCDYGKLPVFKDTVAFLRKHSHVLERCEQSSTVTKPKVAALRTQTPTVTSKAHSVTVSKTNEGCAVCGATHSVEACGAFKKLIVEERYSKAKQFGLCFLCLNRGHRTNTCKKTDLCTACKKKHHALLHPDEKKLDTPEAGRRSAEEQETSSSCPKPPLTAAKCSIPNERTKSLQTKQVLLATAVVLAYDSSGAAHKCRVLLDSGAMANFMSTRMAELLRLRKESANVPIDGVNGMKTVVKYKVSAKVVSRTTSFETTLEYLIVPRVTGALPAMKIDPKGWHIPESMLLADPKFYEPARVDMLVGAELFFDVLREGKLKLAPNLPLLQESQLGWLVSGPVAETADIGTVKVCHIGALDDPEEQLTELLRRFWTIDELGGDASPKPEDTCELNFLETHRRTNDGRYVVKLPFRENVGELGESREQAMRLRRLHQRSSTDLSLNDVMEIGPTVQDSLFNILLRFRLHKFVFTADVPKMYRQVIVDEAHRKYQRILWRDNAAAAPFLATRAIVQLARDEQKDFPVASKVVEECFYVDDVLTGADSLPEAKELQRDLIALLKRGGFQLHKWCANDESLLEDIPVDAQEQQFNLDDCNASGVVKTLGILWDPVGDEFMYHVQPFNGCSEVPTKQMVLSEMSKLFDPHGLLAPTILIAKLLMQQLWQANVGWKDPIPQEQLRTWNRFRSELSCLNSLRINRRITVDDAVDVELHGYADASKVAYGCSIYLKSFKRDGTTEMQLICGKSRVAPMKELQRNEKQDATPDEQTIPRLELCAALLLAEILEKVRETLAIPIEKVKLWSDSKIVLCWLKRMKPGTPVFVQNRVKKILKLFPAHMWHYISTLHNPADLVSRGVFPAELIHCDGWWFGPVEHAEPWQQNCEAELEPEEHGEPLQVVAAVLPNEPKKQLDPYDVILEQSDYRRLQRVFAHLTRFIFNCRSKQNKVARRTGRLGGRDFGEAQRAMVSVVQQFVYKDEIDCIQKNRAVKGKLRNLNPMYDKDDKLLRVGGRIRNSDLPKDQKHPMILPENNHFTEILIKALHKEHLHVGLNGLLAVIRRRFWPVNAKRTIHRVLKGCVDCFRVNPTDVQQYMGDLPSCRVTASQPFARTGMDYAGPFYVKVGRMRSKVKVYVCLFVCMAIKAVHLELVGSLTTEGFLAALQRFVNRRGTPSELYSDNGTNFRGGNRELSELVELLRSQILQEKEAFGKRT; this comes from the exons ATGTTTTTACGCTCTGGGCGCGTAAAGAAAGTGTTGTTCCCTTCGCCATCGACGCCATTTTCGACGCCAACGGGTGTGCTGAGTGCGCCGCTTAGTATTTGTGAGCAGAAAGAAGCGGCGGAAAGAAGAAGAAGGGAGCGAGAAATGGCCGAAAGCATCGATGCGTTGGACCAGTGCTGCCAGGCAGCCAAGGCAAAAGTGAGTCGTATTCGGAAGGCGATTTTGGATGCAAAACAGGACCACAAAAAGTTTGCGTACAATGCCCTCAAATTGTATGCGAAGCAAGTCGACGCGGCCTACGATGAGTACAACAGCTTCACGAATCGCATCTACCTCGTCGATCCAAAGAAGAAGCAAGAATTTGAGCCGAAGTTCATCGAATTCGAGGAACTCTACGAGTTCGTCCGGATCGCTCTGAGCGAGATGATGCAGCAGTACGAGGACGCCGAAAAGGCTGCGGCAGAGGTGGCTGCCTTTGAGAGGGAGAAACAACTGCTCGCGCTGAAGTTCCGCAACGATACTGTCGCAGTTACTAACGTCCCAGCGAACCCTGTTCCGTACCAAATTCCACCTTCGTTGCTGTTGCAGCAGACGCCTTTGCCGACCTTTGACGGTCGGTACGACCAGTGGCACAAGTTCAAAGCAAGGTTTTGCGACATTGTGGATCGGTGCACGACGGATTCTCCAGCGACAAAACTCCATTATCTGGACAAGGCGTTGGTCGGAGATGCACAGGGAGTGATTGACGAGCAAACCCTCAACGACAATAACTACGAGGGCGCCTGGAGAATTCTAATCGAGCGGTACGAGAACATCCCAATGGTGGTCCATGGTCACGTCACGAAGCTTCTGAACCTGAAGCCGATGGCTAGGGAGTCATCGCTGGAACTACGGAGGCTGCTGGACGACTGCACGAAGCGTGTGGAATCCCTAGAGTTCCACAAACTAAAGATGGACAAGATGGCTGAGGCCATCGTGATCACGCTGCTGACCTCGAAGCTGGACCCGAGTACCCGACGCAGCTGGGAGGCATCGTGTGACTACGGAAAGCTTCCGGTGTTCAAGGACACGGTGGCATTTTTGCGAAAGCACTCACACGTGTTGGAGCGGTGTGAGCAAAGCAGTACGGTGACAAAACCCAAAGTGGCGGCACTGAGGACCCAGACTCCAACCGTCACAAGTAAGGCGCACTCGGTGACGGTCTCGAAGACGAATGAAGGTTGTGCCGTGTGCGGAGCTACTCACTCAGTCGAAGCTTGTGGCGCATTCAAAAAGCTGATCGTCGAAGAACGATACTCGAAGGCAAAGCAGTTTGGATTGTGCTTCCTATGCCTGAATCGTGGCCATCGCACCAACACTTGCAAGAAGACCGATCTGTGCACAGCTTGCAAGAAGAAGCACCACGCGCTGCTGCATCCTGACGAGAAGAAACTCGATACGCCCGAAGCAGGACGGCGATCGGCGGAGGAGCAGGAGACGAGTTCCAGTTGCCCGAAACCACCGCTGACGGCGGCGAAGTGTTCGATcccgaacgaacgaacgaagaGTCTGCAGACGAAGCAGGTGTTGCTGGCGACGGCAGTTGTGTTGGCGTACGACTCCAGTGGCGCCGCGCACAAGTGTCGAGTGCTACTCGACTCCGGAGCGATGGCGAACTTCATGTCAACACGGATGGCGGAACTGCTGCGACTGCGAAAGGAGAGTGCTAACGTCCCGATAGACGGAGTGAACGGGATGAAGACCGTAGTGAAGTACAAAGTGAGTGCTAAAGTGGTATCCAGAACAACCAGTTTCGAGACGACGTTGGAGTACTTGATTGTCCCCCGAGTGACCGGCGCTTTACCAGCGATGAAGATCGATCCGAAGGGCTGGCACATTCCCGAGTCGATGCTGCTGGCCGACCCCAAGTTCTACGAGCCAGCGCGGGTCGATATGCTCGTCGGCGCCGAGCTATTTTTTGACGTGCTCCGAGAAGGTAAACTAAAACTGGCCCCCAATCTACCTCTGCTTCAAGAAAGCCAACTCGGTTGGCTTGTCTCTGGACCTGTGGCCGAAACTGCGGATATCGGCACTGTAAAGGTGTGTCACATTGGGGCACTGGACGATCCTGAGGAGCAACTGACCGAACTGCTGCGGCGGTTCTGGACCATCGACGAGCTCGGAGGTGACGCGTCACCTAAGCCTGAAGACACGTGTGAGTTGAACTTCCTGGAAACTCACCGCAGAACGAACGATGGTCGCTACGTGGTGAAATTGCCGTTCCGCGAGAACGTTGGGGAGCTCGGGGAATCCCGAGAGCAAGCGATGCGGCTACGTCGACTTCATCAACGA AGCAGCACAGATTTGTCGTTGAACGATGTGATGGAGATCGGACCCACGGTGCAAGACTCGTTGTTCAACATTCTCTTGAGATTTCGCTTGCACAAGTTCGTGTTCACCGCCGATGTCCCGAAAATGTACCGGCAGGTAATAGTCGACGAAGCTCACCGGAAGTATCAACGGATCCTGTGGAGGGACAACGCTG CagcagcacccttcttggcgactCGAGCGATTGTACAGCTGGCACGAGATGAGCAGAAAGATTTTCCGGTTGCGAGCAAGGTCGTCGAGGAGTGCTTCTACGTTGATGATGTGCTAACTGGGGCTGACTCACTTCCGGAAGCAAAGGAGCTTCAAAGAGATTTGATCGCGCTGTTAAAGAGAGGAGGGTTCCAGCTCCATAAATGGTGTGCTAACGACGAATCGCTGCTTGAGGATATCCCAGTTGACGCTCAGGAGCAACAGTTCAACCTCGACGATTGCAACGCCAGCGGCGTTGTAAAAACGCTCGGAATCTTGTGGGATCCAGTCGGAGATGAGTTTATGTACCACGTTCAACCCTTCAACGGCTGCTCTGAAGTTCCGACGAAGCAAATGGTTTTGTCTGAAATGTCAAAACTTTTCGATCCTCACGGCCTGCTTGCACCAACCATTCTGATCGCGAAACTCCTGATGCAGCAACTTTGGCAAGCGAATGTGGGATGGAAGGACCCGATTCCGCAGGAGCAGCTTCGAACCTGGAACCGATTTCGATCTGAGCTAAGCTGCCTGAACTCGCTGCGGATCAATCGGCGAATCACTGTTGACGATGCGGTTGATGTGGAGCTGCACGGGTACGCCGACGCGTCCAAGGTGGCGTACGGGTGCTCGATATACCTGAAAAGCTTCAAGCGAGACGGAACGACGGAGATGCAGCTGATTTGCGGAAAGTCGCGTGTCGCGCCAATGAAGGAGCTGCAGCGGAACGAGAAGCAGGATGCAACGCCTGACGAGCAGACGATTCCGCGGCTTGAGCTGTGTGCTGCGTTGTTGCTAGCCGAAATCCTTGAAAAAGTGCGCGAAACCTTAGCAATACCTATCGAAAAGGTTAAGCTCTGGTCCGACTCGAAGATAGTGCTGTGTTGGTTGAAACGAATGAAGCCTGGTACGCCAGTGTTCGTGCAAAATCGTGTGAAGAAGATCCTGAAGCTGTTTCCTGCTCACATGTGGCACTACATCTCGACGCTGCACAACCCTGCGGATTTGGTGTCGCGTGGGGTCTTTCCGGCAGAATTGATCCACTGCGATGGTTGGTGGTTCGGTCCCGTTGAGCACGCTGAACCGTGGCAGCAGAACTGCGAAGCGGAATTGGAACCGGAAGAACACGGGGAACCTCTCCAGGTTGTCGCTGCAGTTCTACCCAACGAGCCGAAGAAACAGCTGGACCCATACGACGTGATTTTGGAACAAAGCGACTATCGCAGACTGCAGCGTGTTTTTGCGCACTTGACTCGCTTCATCTTCAACTGCCGATCGAAGCAAAACAAGGTTGCGCGTAGAACGGGACGACTTGGCGGCCGAGACTTCGGCGAGGCGCAACGAGCAATGGTGAGTGTTGTGCAGCAATTTGTCTACAAGGATGAGATCGATTGCATTCAGAAGAACCGTGCCGTCAAGGGAAAGCTGCGAAACCTGAACCCGATGTACGACAAAGACGACAAGCTGCTCCGGGTCGGCGGTCGTATAAGAAATTCGGATCTGCCCAAAGACCAGAAACACCCAATGATCCTGCCGGAAAACAACCACTTCACGGAGATCCTTATCAAAGCTCTGCATAAGGAACATCTCCACGTTGGACTCAACGGACTGCTTGCGGTCATCCGACGACGGTTCTGGCCAGTAAACGCTAAACGAACCATCCACCGGGTCCTGAAAGGGTGCGTAGACTGCTTCCGGGTGAACCCAACGGACGTCCAGCAGTACATGGGTGACCTGCCGAGCTGCCGAGTGACCGCTTCCCAACCGTTTGCCAGGACTGGAATGGATTACGCCGGACCGTTCTACGTCAAAGTGGGACGTATGAGATCGAAGGTGAAGGTGTACGTGTGTCTTTTTGTGTGCATGGCAATCAAGGCCGTACACCTAGAGTTGGTGGGCTCCCTGACGACGGAAGGATTCCTGGCAGCTCTACAGCGATTTGTGAACCGACGAGGGACGCCGTCCGAACTATATTCTGATAACGGAACAAACTTTCGAGGAGGAAATCGAGAGCTGTCAGAATTAGTCGAGTTGCTGCGATCCCAGATTCTGCAGGAGAAG GAGGCATTTGGGAAGCGAACGTGA